One Methylosinus sp. LW4 genomic region harbors:
- a CDS encoding HpcH/HpaI aldolase/citrate lyase family protein: protein MSFTLIEQATPRLHRSELAVPGSAPGMFEKAATSKSDQVFLDLEDAVAPDDKEQARKNIIQGLNEIDWGNKTMTLRINGLDTHYAYRDVVDVVENCPRLDVILIPKVGVPQDVYAIDMLVTQIESYKKRTKRIGFELLIETALGMANVEAIAQASKRNEALSFGVADYAASTRARTTVIGGVNPDYGVLSDKDAEGNRQYFWADQWHAAQTRFLVAARAYGLRPIDGPFGDFGDPDGYIAAAKRAAVLGFEGKWAIHPSQIDLANQVFTPSEAEVKKARRILEAMEQAAKEGRGAVSLDGRLIDIASIRMAQALIDKADQIGAA from the coding sequence ATGAGTTTCACTTTGATCGAGCAGGCGACGCCGCGTCTCCATCGCTCCGAGCTGGCCGTTCCGGGCTCCGCCCCCGGCATGTTCGAGAAGGCCGCGACCTCCAAGTCCGACCAGGTCTTCCTCGACCTCGAGGACGCCGTGGCGCCGGACGACAAGGAGCAGGCGCGCAAGAACATCATCCAGGGCCTCAATGAGATCGATTGGGGCAATAAGACGATGACGCTGCGCATCAACGGCCTCGACACGCATTACGCCTATCGCGATGTGGTCGACGTCGTCGAGAACTGCCCGCGTCTCGACGTGATCCTCATTCCGAAGGTCGGCGTTCCGCAGGACGTCTACGCCATCGACATGCTGGTCACGCAGATCGAGAGCTACAAGAAGCGCACCAAGCGCATCGGCTTCGAGCTGCTGATCGAGACCGCGCTCGGCATGGCCAATGTCGAGGCGATCGCTCAGGCTTCGAAGCGCAATGAGGCGCTCTCCTTCGGCGTCGCCGATTACGCCGCCTCCACCCGCGCCCGCACCACCGTCATCGGCGGCGTGAACCCGGATTACGGCGTTCTCTCGGACAAGGACGCCGAGGGCAATCGCCAGTATTTCTGGGCCGACCAGTGGCATGCGGCGCAGACGCGCTTCCTCGTCGCCGCGCGCGCCTATGGCCTGCGTCCGATCGACGGTCCCTTCGGCGACTTCGGCGATCCCGATGGCTATATCGCCGCCGCCAAGCGCGCCGCGGTTCTCGGCTTCGAGGGCAAGTGGGCGATCCATCCCTCGCAGATCGATCTGGCCAATCAGGTCTTCACCCCCTCCGAGGCGGAAGTGAAGAAGGCCCGCCGCATTCTCGAGGCGATGGAGCAGGCGGCGAAGGAAGGTCGCGGCGCGGTGTCCCTCGACGGCCGCCTGATCGACATCGCCAGCATCCGCATGGCCCAGGCGCTGATCGACAAGGCGGACCAGATCGGCGCTGCGTAA
- a CDS encoding endonuclease domain-containing protein has translation MTNAEEILWRSLRNSGLDGLKFRRQVPVGNYVADFLCVELRLIVELDGRPHESEDQRRHDAIRDRWLREHGYHVLRLDNDLVIGGGNIPLERIREAVRTIANRRGPSSDPTSSGHLLPRVGEGRRRRP, from the coding sequence ATGACGAACGCGGAGGAAATCCTCTGGCGTTCGTTACGCAATTCTGGGCTCGACGGTCTGAAATTCCGGCGGCAAGTCCCGGTCGGGAATTACGTCGCGGATTTTCTCTGCGTCGAACTCCGGCTCATCGTGGAGCTGGATGGCCGTCCGCATGAAAGTGAAGATCAACGCCGCCATGACGCGATTCGGGATCGCTGGCTGCGTGAGCATGGCTATCATGTCCTTCGCCTAGACAATGACCTCGTCATCGGCGGTGGCAATATCCCGCTGGAGCGGATTCGGGAGGCTGTCAGGACGATCGCAAATCGTCGCGGACCCTCATCCGACCCGACTTCGTCGGGCCACCTTCTCCCACGAGTGGGAGAAGGGAGAAGACGAAGACCGTAG
- a CDS encoding glycerate kinase type-2 family protein — protein MSDDYRTLLRAMFDAAVGAAHPSVCLPAFLEKIAPPKGRTIVVGAGKAAASMAAAVEAHWPHPIEGLVVTRYEHGAPTSKIEVIEASHPVPDAAGRAAAGRILQKVQGLTEDDLVLALISGGGSALMALPADGVTLEEKQAVNKALLKSGATISEMNCVRKHLSAIKGGRLARAAAPAKVVALMISDVPNDDLSVIASGPTVPDPTTREDALAVIAKYKIDAPAAVLAYLATDACETPKPGDKIFDRVENILIATPQGSLDAAAAVASKAGFTPLILGDLEGESRDVALVHAGVARQIARHAQPIAPPVAIISGGETTVTVRGNGKGGRDAEFLLALTLALEGFGGISAIACDTDGIDGSEDNAGAIMTADSFARAAAQGVDLKALFANNDAYTAFEKLGDLLVTGPTRTNVNDFRVILVPGRAS, from the coding sequence ATGTCTGACGACTATCGCACGCTTCTCCGCGCCATGTTCGACGCCGCTGTCGGCGCGGCGCATCCGTCCGTCTGCCTGCCGGCCTTCCTCGAGAAGATCGCGCCGCCCAAAGGCCGCACCATTGTCGTCGGCGCGGGCAAGGCGGCGGCCTCCATGGCCGCGGCGGTCGAAGCGCATTGGCCGCATCCGATCGAGGGCCTCGTCGTCACCCGTTACGAGCATGGCGCTCCCACCTCCAAGATCGAGGTGATCGAGGCCTCGCATCCGGTGCCGGACGCCGCCGGCCGCGCCGCCGCCGGCCGCATATTGCAAAAGGTGCAGGGCCTCACCGAGGACGATCTCGTGCTCGCGCTGATTTCCGGCGGCGGCTCGGCGCTGATGGCGCTGCCGGCCGATGGCGTGACGCTGGAAGAAAAGCAGGCCGTCAACAAGGCGCTGCTGAAGAGCGGCGCGACCATTTCCGAGATGAATTGCGTCCGCAAGCATCTCTCGGCCATCAAGGGCGGACGCCTCGCCCGCGCCGCGGCGCCGGCCAAGGTCGTCGCGCTGATGATCTCCGACGTGCCGAACGACGATCTCTCCGTCATCGCCTCCGGCCCCACAGTGCCGGACCCGACGACGCGCGAGGACGCGCTCGCCGTCATCGCCAAATATAAGATCGACGCGCCCGCCGCCGTGCTCGCCTATCTGGCGACCGACGCCTGCGAGACGCCCAAGCCCGGCGACAAGATTTTCGATCGCGTCGAGAATATTCTCATCGCGACGCCGCAAGGCTCGCTGGACGCGGCCGCCGCAGTGGCCAGCAAGGCCGGCTTCACGCCGCTCATCCTCGGCGATCTCGAGGGCGAGTCGCGTGACGTCGCGCTGGTCCACGCGGGCGTCGCGCGCCAGATCGCGCGCCATGCGCAGCCGATCGCGCCGCCCGTCGCCATCATCTCCGGCGGCGAGACCACCGTCACCGTGCGCGGCAACGGCAAGGGCGGCCGCGACGCCGAGTTCCTGCTGGCGCTGACGCTGGCGCTCGAGGGCTTCGGCGGAATCTCCGCCATCGCCTGCGACACGGACGGAATCGACGGCAGCGAGGACAACGCCGGCGCGATCATGACCGCCGACAGCTTCGCGCGGGCGGCGGCGCAGGGCGTCGATCTCAAGGCGCTCTTCGCCAATAACGACGCCTATACCGCCTTCGAGAAGCTCGGCGATCTCCTCGTCACCGGCCCGACGCGCACCAATGTGAACGACTTCCGCGTCATTCTCGTGCCC